The genomic interval CGACGACACCGGCGGCGGGAGTTCCGCGGGTTCGGCTTCGGGCGGATCCACGAGCGGCCGCGACCAGATGGCGGAGCTGCGGACTCTCAACGACTTGCGTGCCGAGGGCTCGATCAGCAAGGACGAATACAAGAAGCGGCGGGCGGAGGTGATGACCGGCGGATCGGCGACGGCCTCCGCCGCACGGGCGGCCACCAGCCGCGCGGTGGGGGGCGTGCGGACCGAGTCGCTGCAGGTGAAGAAGGGCTTCAGCCTGCCGTGGCCGGTGAAGGCCGCGGCGGTGCTCGCGGTCGTGGGCGGCGTCTTCTACGGCGTCTGGATCCTCGGGATCGCCCCGCTGCTCGAGGAGCCGCGGGTCGTGGAGGAAGCCGACGAAAGGCCCGCGGTGGTGGCGGCGACGCCGGCCGTGGAGGACGACACGCCCGAGGCGGTCGAGCCCGAGCCCGAGCTTGCGGCCGAGCCGGAGGGCCCGCCGGAGATCCTGATGGTGACGCCGGGGGTTCCGGTGCAGCCTTGGGCGCCGGCCGGGGCGGAGCCCACGACGCGGCTCGCGGCGGCGTTCGAGCAGGTGGAGCCGGCCGGGGACGACCCGGCGGGGCCGGCGGGGCAGATCGCGCAGCGGATCGCGGAGTCGCAGCAAGCGGCGGCGGCGGCACAGAACCCGGCCCCGATCCCGGACCCGTCCCAGCCGACCCCCGAACCGGGCTCGACCCCCGGGCCCGCGGTGCCGGGCGAGGCGGGCGGCGTGGCCTTCTGGCCGGTGATGTACCCCGAGGTCCGAAGCCGGAACCCGCTGGCGACCCGCAGCGCCAAGACGCTGCGCATGACCGACCAGCGCGGCCAGGCGGACATCGGGGTGATCGTCGGCCCGGCGATCCCCGAAGGCGTCGAGGGCGAAGCCTTCCGTGGGTTCCAGTGGAGCCTCCAGCGCGAGCTGGTGGACGGGCTGAACCGCGAGGGCGTCTACGCGGACAGCATCATCTCGCCCGGGGAGCGCATGCAGCGGTACGGCGACCGCTGGGAGGCTCTGGTGACCAGCGTCCGCCGACGGTCGGTGGCGGCCCGCGGCAAGGTCATCTCCATCGGCATCGGGGAGCAGGGCGGGCGGGCGGTGGCCTATTGGTTCGCCGGCGACAGCGCGCTGCTCAACGACTACGAGCGTGAAGCTGTGGGCTCCGCCGTGCTTCAGTGAGAAGGCCCGCGTAGATTTCGAGCCGCCCGTAGACTCGCCGCATCGCCGCGCTCGCCCCGCCCCCGCCCCGCCACGCCGCCGGAACGCTCGCGTTGCGGGTGTTGCCGGAGGCTCCACCGTCCGCCGACGCCGGGCCGGCGCTGCGGGACAGCAGCGGGCGGGGCGTGCATTACCTGCGCATCTCCGTCACGGGCAACTGCTCGATGCGGTGCGGCTACTGCCGGCCCGGCGTCGACGCCAACCAACCCGAGCCCGGACGCTTGAACGCGGGGGAGATCCGCTTCCTGGTCGACCACCTGCACCGCCGCGGCGGCCTGCGGAAGGTCCGGCTGACCGGCGGCGAGCCGACGACCCGGCGCGACCTGCCGGAGCTGGTGCGGGCGGTGCGGGACGCGGGCGTGGAAGAGGTGGCGATCACGACCAACGGGCTGACGCTGGAGCGAGACGCGGCGCGGCTCGCCGCCGCGGGGCTCTTCCGCTTGAACGTCAGCCTCGACACGCTCGACGCCGGGCGCTTCGCGACGCTGACGGGCGTGGACGGGCTGGCGCGGGTGCTCCGCGGGATCGAGGCGGCGCGGGCGGAACTGCCCGGGCCGGTGAAGCTCAACGCGGTCGTCATCGCCGGCCACAACGACGGCGACGACCTGCTGGGCCTCGCCCGCTACGCGGCGGAGCGGGGGCTGGCCCTCCGCTTCATCGAGCTGATGCCGATGGGCCCGCTCGCCGGGGCTTGGGCCGGCCGCTACGTGCCGGCCGCGGCGATGAAGGCGACGCTGCGGGCGGCGGGCGTCGGGCTCGAAGCGCTGCCCGAGACCGCCGACGCCGCGCGCCGCTTCCGGGCGGAGCTGCCCGGCGGCGGCGTCGCCGACCTGGGCTTCATCACGCCGATGAGCTGCAACTTCTGCTCGGCGTGCGACCGGCTGCGGGTGTCGGCCGACGGCGACCTGCACCCGTGCCTGATGGACGCCCCGCGCGGCAACGCGGCCGAGGCCCTCCGCCGCCGGGACGCGGACGGCCTGGACCGGCTGCTGGAAGCCGCCTTCGCGATAAAGGCCGCCGAGCACCCCGAGGCGGGGCCCGCCGTCATGACCCGGATGGGCGGCTGATGGCGTCCGCGGCGCCGAGCGAAGCGAAGATCCGCGTCCGGCTCTTCGGCGTGCAGGCCGAGCGTGCCGGCCGCGGTTCCGTGTGCGTCCGCGTGTCGCCCGGCGCCACCACCCTCGGCGACCTCCGCGGGCTCATCGCCGCCGCCGAGCCGTCGCTCGCCGCGTCGCTGCCGGCGAGCCGCTTCGCGGTGGACCACGCCTACGCGGCGGAAGACCGCACGCTCGCCGGCGACGAAGAGGTGGCGCTCATCGGGCTCGTGGGCGGCGGCTGATGGAGGCCGTCGCCGTGCATCTGGTGGAGGGGCCGCTGGCGGCCGCCGCGGACGGCGGCCGCGGCGCGGGCCGGAGCGGGGCGGTGGTGCTCTTCGAGGGCGTGGTCCGCGGATCCGAGGGCGGGCGGCCGCTGCGGTGCCTGCGCTACGAGGCGTACGAGCCGATGACCACGGCCGAGCTGCAGCGGCTGGGCGGGGCGGTGGTCGGCGAGTTCGGGCTGC from Phycisphaera mikurensis NBRC 102666 carries:
- a CDS encoding MoaD/ThiS family protein; this encodes MASAAPSEAKIRVRLFGVQAERAGRGSVCVRVSPGATTLGDLRGLIAAAEPSLAASLPASRFAVDHAYAAEDRTLAGDEEVALIGLVGGG
- a CDS encoding molybdenum cofactor biosynthesis protein MoaE, which translates into the protein MEAVAVHLVEGPLAAAADGGRGAGRSGAVVLFEGVVRGSEGGRPLRCLRYEAYEPMTTAELQRLGGAVVGEFGLQALGVWHSVGEVGVGEVSFRLRVRSAHRAEALAAASAFIDRMKADVPLWKVPAFG
- a CDS encoding GTP 3',8-cyclase MoaA, coding for MPEAPPSADAGPALRDSSGRGVHYLRISVTGNCSMRCGYCRPGVDANQPEPGRLNAGEIRFLVDHLHRRGGLRKVRLTGGEPTTRRDLPELVRAVRDAGVEEVAITTNGLTLERDAARLAAAGLFRLNVSLDTLDAGRFATLTGVDGLARVLRGIEAARAELPGPVKLNAVVIAGHNDGDDLLGLARYAAERGLALRFIELMPMGPLAGAWAGRYVPAAAMKATLRAAGVGLEALPETADAARRFRAELPGGGVADLGFITPMSCNFCSACDRLRVSADGDLHPCLMDAPRGNAAEALRRRDADGLDRLLEAAFAIKAAEHPEAGPAVMTRMGG